From Musa acuminata AAA Group cultivar baxijiao chromosome BXJ3-8, Cavendish_Baxijiao_AAA, whole genome shotgun sequence, one genomic window encodes:
- the LOC135644110 gene encoding phospholipid-transporting ATPase 3-like isoform X3, translating to MISILSTTPISPVSPVTNVVPLSLVLLVSLIKEAFEDWKRLQNDNSINNTAVDVLQGQNWESVPWRKLQVGDIVRVKQDGFFPADLVFLASTNPDGVCYIETANLDGETNLKIRKALEKTWDYLAPEIADKFKGEIQCEQPNNSLYTFTGNLIIESQTLPLSPNQILLRGCSLRNTEYIVGAVIFTGHETKVMMNSMSVPSKRSTLERKLDKLILTLFGGLFMMCLIGAIGSGVFINRKYYFLGLFDDVEGQFNPNNRFVVTILTMFTLITLYSTIIPISLYVSIEMIKFIQCAQFIDKDLHMYHAESNTPALARTSNLNEELGQVEYIFSDKTGTLTRNLMEFFKCSIGGEAYGTGITEIEKGQAQRSGKKLSEDAKSDTAVREKGFNFDDARIMHGAWRNEHDPEICKEFFRCLALCHTVLPEGDESPEKITYQAASPDEAALVTAAKNFGFFFYRRTPTTVMVRESHVETMGIKQDVSYEILNVLEFNSTRKRQSIVCRYPNGRLVLYCKGADTVIYERLSNASNDIRKVTREHLEQFGSAGLRTLCLAYRELTNDLYEKWNEKFIQAKSSLRDRDKKLDEVAEIIEKDLILVGCTAIEDKLQDGVPACIETLARAGIKIWVLTGDKMETAINIAYACNLINNDMKQFIISSETDAIQEAEEKGDPVEIARVIKDTVKNHLKQCHEEAHRYVHVSGQKLALVIDGKCLMHALDPNLRVNLLNLSLNCSSVICCRVSPLQKAQVTSLVKKGAHRITLSIGDGANDVSMIQAAHVGVGISGLEGMQAVMASDFAIAQFRFLTDLLLVHGRWSYIRLCKVITYFFYKNLTFTLTQFWFTFQTGFSGQRFYDDWFQSLYNVIFTALPVIIVGLFDKDVSASLSKKYPELYREGIRNMFFKWRVVAVWAFFAVYQSLIFYYFTTTASQNGHNSSGMIFGLWDVSTMAFTCAVVTVNLRLLMVCNSLTRWHLLSVSGSILAWFIFIFIYSGIMTPNDRQENVYFTIYVLLSTFYFYLTLLLIPVVALLSDFFYLGIQRWFFPYNYQIVQEIHRGEYEGIGSREFLEIGNNLTPDEARSYAILQLPREKSRHTGFAFDSPGYESFFASQQGVFAPIMAWDVARRASVRSKRTSQR from the exons ATGATCTCAATCTTATCCACTACACCAATCAG TCCAGTGTCACCTGTAACGAATGTTGTTCCTCTCAGTTTAGTTCTTTTGGTATCTCTTATCAAGGAGGCATTTGAAGATTGG AAGCGTCTTCAAAATGACAACTCAATCAATAATACTGCTGTTGATGTGTTGCAAGGTCAAAATTGGGAAAGTGTGCCTTGGAGAAAGCTGCAAGTTGGAGACATTGTGAGG GTCAAGCAAGATGGCTTTTTTCCGGCTGATTTGGTCTTCCTTGCTAGTACAAATCCTGATGGAGTCTGCTACATTGAG ACTGCAAATCTAGATGGAGAAACCAATTTGAAGATTAGAAAAGCATTAGAGAAGACATGGGATTACTTGGCTCCTGAGATAGCTGATAAATTTAAAG GGGAAATACAGTGTGAACAGCCAAACAATTCACTTTATACTTTTACTGGAAATCTTATCATTGAAAGTCAAACCTTGCCTCTTTCTCCAAATCAAATTCTACTTAGA GGTTGCAGCCTTCGGAACACGGAATACATTGTTGGGGCTGTTATTTTTACTGGTCATGAAACAAAA GTTATGATGAATTCTATGAGTGTTCCTTCTAAAAGAAGTACGTTGGAAAGGAAACTGGATAAACTTATACTTACTCTTTTTGGTGGTTTATTCATGATGTGTCTGATTGGAGCCATTGGAAG TGGAGTTTTTATCAACCGCAAATACTACTTCCTAGGACTTTTTGATGATGTGGAGGGTCAATTTAATCCTAACAATAGATTTGTG GTTACTATTCTGACAATGTTTACATTGATAACATTGTACTCAACTATCATCCCTATTTCTCTCTATGTCTCAATTGAG ATGATCAAGTTCATTCAGTGTGCTCAGTTTATCGACAAAGATTTGCACATGTATCATGCTGAAAGCAACACCCCTGCATTAGCACGGACATCCAATCTGAATGAGGAACTTGGGCAG GTGGAGTATATATTTTCTGACAAAACAGGAACCTTAACTAGAAACCTGATGGAGTTCTTCAAGTGTTCAATTGGTGGGGAGGCATATGGAACTGGAATTACCGAGATTGAAAAAGGACAAGCACAACGAAGTGGGAAAAAATTAAGTGAG GATGCAAAGTCAGATACAGCAGTTCGTGAAAAAGGCTTCAACTTTGATGACGCTAGGATTATGCATGGTGCTTGGAGAAATGAGCATGATCCTGAGATCTGCAAG GAGTTTTTCAGATGTCTTGCATTATGCCATACTGTTCTTCCAGAAGGTGATGAGTCCCCAGAGAAGATTACTTATCAAGCTGCATCACCTGATGAGGCTGCCCTTGTAACTGCTGCAAAGAACTTTGGTTTCTTCTTTTATAG GCGCACACCAACCACAGTCATGGTACGTGAATCACATGTTGAAACGATGGGTATCAAACAAGATGTGTCATATGAGATCCTAAATGTTTTAGAATTTAACAG TACAAGGAAGCGCCAGTCTATTGTGTGTCGCTATCCGAATGGAAGGCTTGTCCTCTATTGTAAG GGTGCGGATACTgtcatatatgaaagattgtctAATGCAAGTAATGACATTAGAAAAGTCACCAGGGAGCACTTGGAACAGTTTGGTTCGGCGGGTCTACGTACACTTTGCCTTGCCTATCGGGAATTAACAAATGATTTATATGAAAAATGGAATGAGAAATTTATTCAAGCCAAATCGTCTTTAAGAGACCGGGATAAAAAACTTGATGAG GTGGCAGAGATTATTGAAAAGGATCTTATACTAGTAGGATGCACTGCTATTGAAGATAAGCTTCAAGATGGAGTTCCAGCTTGCATAGAAACTTTGGCTAGAGCTGGTATAAAAATCTGGGTGTTGACAGGGGATAAAATGGAGACTGCAATAAATATTGCATATG CATGCAACTTGATCAATAATGACATGAAGCAATTCATCATCAGTTCAGAAACTGATGCAATCCAAGAGGCCGAGGAAAAG GGTGACCCTGTGGAGATTGCACGTGTCATAAAAGACACAGTAAAAAATCATCTGAAACAATGCCATGAGGAGGCCCATCGATACGTTCATGTGTCGGGGCAAAAGTTGGCTCTTGTAATTGATGGCAAATGTTTAATGCATGCACTGGACCCAAATTTACGTGTGAATCTGCTCAACTTAAGCTTGAATTGTAGTTCAGTAATTTGTTGTCGTGTTTCTCCACTTCAAAAGGCACAG GTTACAAGCCTAGTCAAGAAAGGTGCTCACAGGATCACCCTTAGTATAGGGGATGGTGCAAATGATGTAAGTATGATCCAGGCTGCTCATGTTGGTGTTGGCATAAGTGGTCTGGAAGGGATGCAAGCTGTAATGGCTAGTGATTTTGCCATTGCTCAGTTTCGCTTCCTTACAGATCTGCTTCTTGTACATGGAAGATGGTCATATATCAGGTTATGTAAG GTGATCACTTACTTCTTCTACAAGAACCTTACATTTACATTGACTCAGTTTTGGTTCACCTTTCAAACTGGCTTCTCTGGTCAGAGATTTTATGATGACTGGTTCCAATCTTTGTACAATGTCATTTTTACAGCTCTTCCTGTGATCATTGTTGGACTTTTTGACAAG GATGTAAGTGCTTCTTTGTCAAAGAAGTATCCAGAGCTCTACAGGGAAGGAATCagaaatatgtttttcaaatgGAGAGTTGTGGCAGTATGGGCTTTCTTTGCTGTATACCAGTCTTTGATCTTCTATTATTTCACAACTACCGCAAGTCAGAATGGTCATAATTCATCAGGAATGATATTTGGTCTTTGGGATGTTAGTACAATGGCCTTTACTTGTGCTGTTGTAACTGTCAACTTGCGCCTTCTTATGGTTTGCAATTCACTTACGAGGTGGCACCTTCTGAGTGTTTCAGGGAGCATTTTAGCATGGTTTATTTTTATCTTCATATATTCTGGAATAATGACCCCAAATGATAGACAG GAAAATGTATACTTTACCATATACGTGCTTTTGAGCACATTCTATTTCTACCTAACACTGCTTCTCATCCCTGTTGTTGCCCTTCTCAGTGACTTCTTTTACCTTGG GATCCAAAGATGGTTTTTCCCCTACAACTATCAAATTGTTCAAGAGATTCACAGAGGCGAGTATGAAGGTATCGGCAGCAGAGAGTTTCTAGAAATCGGTAATAATCTAACACCAGATGAAGCTAGGAGTTATGCTATATTACAGCTTCCAAGAGAAAAGTCGAGGCACACCGGTTTTGCTTTTGATTCGCCTGGTTATGAATCATTTTTTGCATCACAACAAGGTGTTTTTGCACCAATAATGGCATGGGATGTAGCCCGTCGAGCAAGTGTGAGGTCAAAAAGAACATCTCAAAGATAA
- the LOC135644110 gene encoding phospholipid-transporting ATPase 3-like isoform X1, which produces MNGRGWERVRMARLGGEAAVVGTRRREVADFRQVSSQTVRLGRVQPQHPSHRTIYCNDSDANSIARFKSNSISTTKYSVLTFLPKGLFEQFRRVANLYFLMISILSTTPISPVSPVTNVVPLSLVLLVSLIKEAFEDWKRLQNDNSINNTAVDVLQGQNWESVPWRKLQVGDIVRVKQDGFFPADLVFLASTNPDGVCYIETANLDGETNLKIRKALEKTWDYLAPEIADKFKGEIQCEQPNNSLYTFTGNLIIESQTLPLSPNQILLRGCSLRNTEYIVGAVIFTGHETKVMMNSMSVPSKRSTLERKLDKLILTLFGGLFMMCLIGAIGSGVFINRKYYFLGLFDDVEGQFNPNNRFVVTILTMFTLITLYSTIIPISLYVSIEMIKFIQCAQFIDKDLHMYHAESNTPALARTSNLNEELGQVEYIFSDKTGTLTRNLMEFFKCSIGGEAYGTGITEIEKGQAQRSGKKLSEDAKSDTAVREKGFNFDDARIMHGAWRNEHDPEICKEFFRCLALCHTVLPEGDESPEKITYQAASPDEAALVTAAKNFGFFFYRRTPTTVMVRESHVETMGIKQDVSYEILNVLEFNSTRKRQSIVCRYPNGRLVLYCKGADTVIYERLSNASNDIRKVTREHLEQFGSAGLRTLCLAYRELTNDLYEKWNEKFIQAKSSLRDRDKKLDEVAEIIEKDLILVGCTAIEDKLQDGVPACIETLARAGIKIWVLTGDKMETAINIAYACNLINNDMKQFIISSETDAIQEAEEKGDPVEIARVIKDTVKNHLKQCHEEAHRYVHVSGQKLALVIDGKCLMHALDPNLRVNLLNLSLNCSSVICCRVSPLQKAQVTSLVKKGAHRITLSIGDGANDVSMIQAAHVGVGISGLEGMQAVMASDFAIAQFRFLTDLLLVHGRWSYIRLCKVITYFFYKNLTFTLTQFWFTFQTGFSGQRFYDDWFQSLYNVIFTALPVIIVGLFDKDVSASLSKKYPELYREGIRNMFFKWRVVAVWAFFAVYQSLIFYYFTTTASQNGHNSSGMIFGLWDVSTMAFTCAVVTVNLRLLMVCNSLTRWHLLSVSGSILAWFIFIFIYSGIMTPNDRQENVYFTIYVLLSTFYFYLTLLLIPVVALLSDFFYLGIQRWFFPYNYQIVQEIHRGEYEGIGSREFLEIGNNLTPDEARSYAILQLPREKSRHTGFAFDSPGYESFFASQQGVFAPIMAWDVARRASVRSKRTSQR; this is translated from the exons atGAACGGCAGGGGGTGGGAGAGGGTGCGGATGGCGCGGCTGGGCGGGGAGGCCGCGGTGGTGGGGACGAGGAGGAGAGAGGTAGCGGACTTCCGGCAGGTGTCGTCGCAGACCGTGCGGCTCGGTCGTGTCCAGCCCCAGCATCCCAGCCACCGCACCATATACTGCAACGACTCCGACGCTAACTCCATTGCCAGATTTAAG AGCAATTCCATATCGACGACAAAGTACAGTGTCTTGACCTTTCTACCCAAGGGTTTATTTGAGCAG TTCAGGCGAGTTGCTAATTTGTACTTTCTCATGATCTCAATCTTATCCACTACACCAATCAG TCCAGTGTCACCTGTAACGAATGTTGTTCCTCTCAGTTTAGTTCTTTTGGTATCTCTTATCAAGGAGGCATTTGAAGATTGG AAGCGTCTTCAAAATGACAACTCAATCAATAATACTGCTGTTGATGTGTTGCAAGGTCAAAATTGGGAAAGTGTGCCTTGGAGAAAGCTGCAAGTTGGAGACATTGTGAGG GTCAAGCAAGATGGCTTTTTTCCGGCTGATTTGGTCTTCCTTGCTAGTACAAATCCTGATGGAGTCTGCTACATTGAG ACTGCAAATCTAGATGGAGAAACCAATTTGAAGATTAGAAAAGCATTAGAGAAGACATGGGATTACTTGGCTCCTGAGATAGCTGATAAATTTAAAG GGGAAATACAGTGTGAACAGCCAAACAATTCACTTTATACTTTTACTGGAAATCTTATCATTGAAAGTCAAACCTTGCCTCTTTCTCCAAATCAAATTCTACTTAGA GGTTGCAGCCTTCGGAACACGGAATACATTGTTGGGGCTGTTATTTTTACTGGTCATGAAACAAAA GTTATGATGAATTCTATGAGTGTTCCTTCTAAAAGAAGTACGTTGGAAAGGAAACTGGATAAACTTATACTTACTCTTTTTGGTGGTTTATTCATGATGTGTCTGATTGGAGCCATTGGAAG TGGAGTTTTTATCAACCGCAAATACTACTTCCTAGGACTTTTTGATGATGTGGAGGGTCAATTTAATCCTAACAATAGATTTGTG GTTACTATTCTGACAATGTTTACATTGATAACATTGTACTCAACTATCATCCCTATTTCTCTCTATGTCTCAATTGAG ATGATCAAGTTCATTCAGTGTGCTCAGTTTATCGACAAAGATTTGCACATGTATCATGCTGAAAGCAACACCCCTGCATTAGCACGGACATCCAATCTGAATGAGGAACTTGGGCAG GTGGAGTATATATTTTCTGACAAAACAGGAACCTTAACTAGAAACCTGATGGAGTTCTTCAAGTGTTCAATTGGTGGGGAGGCATATGGAACTGGAATTACCGAGATTGAAAAAGGACAAGCACAACGAAGTGGGAAAAAATTAAGTGAG GATGCAAAGTCAGATACAGCAGTTCGTGAAAAAGGCTTCAACTTTGATGACGCTAGGATTATGCATGGTGCTTGGAGAAATGAGCATGATCCTGAGATCTGCAAG GAGTTTTTCAGATGTCTTGCATTATGCCATACTGTTCTTCCAGAAGGTGATGAGTCCCCAGAGAAGATTACTTATCAAGCTGCATCACCTGATGAGGCTGCCCTTGTAACTGCTGCAAAGAACTTTGGTTTCTTCTTTTATAG GCGCACACCAACCACAGTCATGGTACGTGAATCACATGTTGAAACGATGGGTATCAAACAAGATGTGTCATATGAGATCCTAAATGTTTTAGAATTTAACAG TACAAGGAAGCGCCAGTCTATTGTGTGTCGCTATCCGAATGGAAGGCTTGTCCTCTATTGTAAG GGTGCGGATACTgtcatatatgaaagattgtctAATGCAAGTAATGACATTAGAAAAGTCACCAGGGAGCACTTGGAACAGTTTGGTTCGGCGGGTCTACGTACACTTTGCCTTGCCTATCGGGAATTAACAAATGATTTATATGAAAAATGGAATGAGAAATTTATTCAAGCCAAATCGTCTTTAAGAGACCGGGATAAAAAACTTGATGAG GTGGCAGAGATTATTGAAAAGGATCTTATACTAGTAGGATGCACTGCTATTGAAGATAAGCTTCAAGATGGAGTTCCAGCTTGCATAGAAACTTTGGCTAGAGCTGGTATAAAAATCTGGGTGTTGACAGGGGATAAAATGGAGACTGCAATAAATATTGCATATG CATGCAACTTGATCAATAATGACATGAAGCAATTCATCATCAGTTCAGAAACTGATGCAATCCAAGAGGCCGAGGAAAAG GGTGACCCTGTGGAGATTGCACGTGTCATAAAAGACACAGTAAAAAATCATCTGAAACAATGCCATGAGGAGGCCCATCGATACGTTCATGTGTCGGGGCAAAAGTTGGCTCTTGTAATTGATGGCAAATGTTTAATGCATGCACTGGACCCAAATTTACGTGTGAATCTGCTCAACTTAAGCTTGAATTGTAGTTCAGTAATTTGTTGTCGTGTTTCTCCACTTCAAAAGGCACAG GTTACAAGCCTAGTCAAGAAAGGTGCTCACAGGATCACCCTTAGTATAGGGGATGGTGCAAATGATGTAAGTATGATCCAGGCTGCTCATGTTGGTGTTGGCATAAGTGGTCTGGAAGGGATGCAAGCTGTAATGGCTAGTGATTTTGCCATTGCTCAGTTTCGCTTCCTTACAGATCTGCTTCTTGTACATGGAAGATGGTCATATATCAGGTTATGTAAG GTGATCACTTACTTCTTCTACAAGAACCTTACATTTACATTGACTCAGTTTTGGTTCACCTTTCAAACTGGCTTCTCTGGTCAGAGATTTTATGATGACTGGTTCCAATCTTTGTACAATGTCATTTTTACAGCTCTTCCTGTGATCATTGTTGGACTTTTTGACAAG GATGTAAGTGCTTCTTTGTCAAAGAAGTATCCAGAGCTCTACAGGGAAGGAATCagaaatatgtttttcaaatgGAGAGTTGTGGCAGTATGGGCTTTCTTTGCTGTATACCAGTCTTTGATCTTCTATTATTTCACAACTACCGCAAGTCAGAATGGTCATAATTCATCAGGAATGATATTTGGTCTTTGGGATGTTAGTACAATGGCCTTTACTTGTGCTGTTGTAACTGTCAACTTGCGCCTTCTTATGGTTTGCAATTCACTTACGAGGTGGCACCTTCTGAGTGTTTCAGGGAGCATTTTAGCATGGTTTATTTTTATCTTCATATATTCTGGAATAATGACCCCAAATGATAGACAG GAAAATGTATACTTTACCATATACGTGCTTTTGAGCACATTCTATTTCTACCTAACACTGCTTCTCATCCCTGTTGTTGCCCTTCTCAGTGACTTCTTTTACCTTGG GATCCAAAGATGGTTTTTCCCCTACAACTATCAAATTGTTCAAGAGATTCACAGAGGCGAGTATGAAGGTATCGGCAGCAGAGAGTTTCTAGAAATCGGTAATAATCTAACACCAGATGAAGCTAGGAGTTATGCTATATTACAGCTTCCAAGAGAAAAGTCGAGGCACACCGGTTTTGCTTTTGATTCGCCTGGTTATGAATCATTTTTTGCATCACAACAAGGTGTTTTTGCACCAATAATGGCATGGGATGTAGCCCGTCGAGCAAGTGTGAGGTCAAAAAGAACATCTCAAAGATAA
- the LOC135644110 gene encoding phospholipid-transporting ATPase 3-like isoform X2, with the protein MNGRGWERVRMARLGGEAAVVGTRRREVADFRQVSSQTVRLGRVQPQHPSHRTIYCNDSDANSIARFKSNSISTTKYSVLTFLPKGLFEQFRRVANLYFLMISILSTTPISPVSPVTNVVPLSLVLLVSLIKEAFEDWKRLQNDNSINNTAVDVLQGQNWESVPWRKLQVGDIVRVKQDGFFPADLVFLASTNPDGVCYIETANLDGETNLKIRKALEKTWDYLAPEIADKFKGEIQCEQPNNSLYTFTGNLIIESQTLPLSPNQILLRVMMNSMSVPSKRSTLERKLDKLILTLFGGLFMMCLIGAIGSGVFINRKYYFLGLFDDVEGQFNPNNRFVVTILTMFTLITLYSTIIPISLYVSIEMIKFIQCAQFIDKDLHMYHAESNTPALARTSNLNEELGQVEYIFSDKTGTLTRNLMEFFKCSIGGEAYGTGITEIEKGQAQRSGKKLSEDAKSDTAVREKGFNFDDARIMHGAWRNEHDPEICKEFFRCLALCHTVLPEGDESPEKITYQAASPDEAALVTAAKNFGFFFYRRTPTTVMVRESHVETMGIKQDVSYEILNVLEFNSTRKRQSIVCRYPNGRLVLYCKGADTVIYERLSNASNDIRKVTREHLEQFGSAGLRTLCLAYRELTNDLYEKWNEKFIQAKSSLRDRDKKLDEVAEIIEKDLILVGCTAIEDKLQDGVPACIETLARAGIKIWVLTGDKMETAINIAYACNLINNDMKQFIISSETDAIQEAEEKGDPVEIARVIKDTVKNHLKQCHEEAHRYVHVSGQKLALVIDGKCLMHALDPNLRVNLLNLSLNCSSVICCRVSPLQKAQVTSLVKKGAHRITLSIGDGANDVSMIQAAHVGVGISGLEGMQAVMASDFAIAQFRFLTDLLLVHGRWSYIRLCKVITYFFYKNLTFTLTQFWFTFQTGFSGQRFYDDWFQSLYNVIFTALPVIIVGLFDKDVSASLSKKYPELYREGIRNMFFKWRVVAVWAFFAVYQSLIFYYFTTTASQNGHNSSGMIFGLWDVSTMAFTCAVVTVNLRLLMVCNSLTRWHLLSVSGSILAWFIFIFIYSGIMTPNDRQENVYFTIYVLLSTFYFYLTLLLIPVVALLSDFFYLGIQRWFFPYNYQIVQEIHRGEYEGIGSREFLEIGNNLTPDEARSYAILQLPREKSRHTGFAFDSPGYESFFASQQGVFAPIMAWDVARRASVRSKRTSQR; encoded by the exons atGAACGGCAGGGGGTGGGAGAGGGTGCGGATGGCGCGGCTGGGCGGGGAGGCCGCGGTGGTGGGGACGAGGAGGAGAGAGGTAGCGGACTTCCGGCAGGTGTCGTCGCAGACCGTGCGGCTCGGTCGTGTCCAGCCCCAGCATCCCAGCCACCGCACCATATACTGCAACGACTCCGACGCTAACTCCATTGCCAGATTTAAG AGCAATTCCATATCGACGACAAAGTACAGTGTCTTGACCTTTCTACCCAAGGGTTTATTTGAGCAG TTCAGGCGAGTTGCTAATTTGTACTTTCTCATGATCTCAATCTTATCCACTACACCAATCAG TCCAGTGTCACCTGTAACGAATGTTGTTCCTCTCAGTTTAGTTCTTTTGGTATCTCTTATCAAGGAGGCATTTGAAGATTGG AAGCGTCTTCAAAATGACAACTCAATCAATAATACTGCTGTTGATGTGTTGCAAGGTCAAAATTGGGAAAGTGTGCCTTGGAGAAAGCTGCAAGTTGGAGACATTGTGAGG GTCAAGCAAGATGGCTTTTTTCCGGCTGATTTGGTCTTCCTTGCTAGTACAAATCCTGATGGAGTCTGCTACATTGAG ACTGCAAATCTAGATGGAGAAACCAATTTGAAGATTAGAAAAGCATTAGAGAAGACATGGGATTACTTGGCTCCTGAGATAGCTGATAAATTTAAAG GGGAAATACAGTGTGAACAGCCAAACAATTCACTTTATACTTTTACTGGAAATCTTATCATTGAAAGTCAAACCTTGCCTCTTTCTCCAAATCAAATTCTACTTAGA GTTATGATGAATTCTATGAGTGTTCCTTCTAAAAGAAGTACGTTGGAAAGGAAACTGGATAAACTTATACTTACTCTTTTTGGTGGTTTATTCATGATGTGTCTGATTGGAGCCATTGGAAG TGGAGTTTTTATCAACCGCAAATACTACTTCCTAGGACTTTTTGATGATGTGGAGGGTCAATTTAATCCTAACAATAGATTTGTG GTTACTATTCTGACAATGTTTACATTGATAACATTGTACTCAACTATCATCCCTATTTCTCTCTATGTCTCAATTGAG ATGATCAAGTTCATTCAGTGTGCTCAGTTTATCGACAAAGATTTGCACATGTATCATGCTGAAAGCAACACCCCTGCATTAGCACGGACATCCAATCTGAATGAGGAACTTGGGCAG GTGGAGTATATATTTTCTGACAAAACAGGAACCTTAACTAGAAACCTGATGGAGTTCTTCAAGTGTTCAATTGGTGGGGAGGCATATGGAACTGGAATTACCGAGATTGAAAAAGGACAAGCACAACGAAGTGGGAAAAAATTAAGTGAG GATGCAAAGTCAGATACAGCAGTTCGTGAAAAAGGCTTCAACTTTGATGACGCTAGGATTATGCATGGTGCTTGGAGAAATGAGCATGATCCTGAGATCTGCAAG GAGTTTTTCAGATGTCTTGCATTATGCCATACTGTTCTTCCAGAAGGTGATGAGTCCCCAGAGAAGATTACTTATCAAGCTGCATCACCTGATGAGGCTGCCCTTGTAACTGCTGCAAAGAACTTTGGTTTCTTCTTTTATAG GCGCACACCAACCACAGTCATGGTACGTGAATCACATGTTGAAACGATGGGTATCAAACAAGATGTGTCATATGAGATCCTAAATGTTTTAGAATTTAACAG TACAAGGAAGCGCCAGTCTATTGTGTGTCGCTATCCGAATGGAAGGCTTGTCCTCTATTGTAAG GGTGCGGATACTgtcatatatgaaagattgtctAATGCAAGTAATGACATTAGAAAAGTCACCAGGGAGCACTTGGAACAGTTTGGTTCGGCGGGTCTACGTACACTTTGCCTTGCCTATCGGGAATTAACAAATGATTTATATGAAAAATGGAATGAGAAATTTATTCAAGCCAAATCGTCTTTAAGAGACCGGGATAAAAAACTTGATGAG GTGGCAGAGATTATTGAAAAGGATCTTATACTAGTAGGATGCACTGCTATTGAAGATAAGCTTCAAGATGGAGTTCCAGCTTGCATAGAAACTTTGGCTAGAGCTGGTATAAAAATCTGGGTGTTGACAGGGGATAAAATGGAGACTGCAATAAATATTGCATATG CATGCAACTTGATCAATAATGACATGAAGCAATTCATCATCAGTTCAGAAACTGATGCAATCCAAGAGGCCGAGGAAAAG GGTGACCCTGTGGAGATTGCACGTGTCATAAAAGACACAGTAAAAAATCATCTGAAACAATGCCATGAGGAGGCCCATCGATACGTTCATGTGTCGGGGCAAAAGTTGGCTCTTGTAATTGATGGCAAATGTTTAATGCATGCACTGGACCCAAATTTACGTGTGAATCTGCTCAACTTAAGCTTGAATTGTAGTTCAGTAATTTGTTGTCGTGTTTCTCCACTTCAAAAGGCACAG GTTACAAGCCTAGTCAAGAAAGGTGCTCACAGGATCACCCTTAGTATAGGGGATGGTGCAAATGATGTAAGTATGATCCAGGCTGCTCATGTTGGTGTTGGCATAAGTGGTCTGGAAGGGATGCAAGCTGTAATGGCTAGTGATTTTGCCATTGCTCAGTTTCGCTTCCTTACAGATCTGCTTCTTGTACATGGAAGATGGTCATATATCAGGTTATGTAAG GTGATCACTTACTTCTTCTACAAGAACCTTACATTTACATTGACTCAGTTTTGGTTCACCTTTCAAACTGGCTTCTCTGGTCAGAGATTTTATGATGACTGGTTCCAATCTTTGTACAATGTCATTTTTACAGCTCTTCCTGTGATCATTGTTGGACTTTTTGACAAG GATGTAAGTGCTTCTTTGTCAAAGAAGTATCCAGAGCTCTACAGGGAAGGAATCagaaatatgtttttcaaatgGAGAGTTGTGGCAGTATGGGCTTTCTTTGCTGTATACCAGTCTTTGATCTTCTATTATTTCACAACTACCGCAAGTCAGAATGGTCATAATTCATCAGGAATGATATTTGGTCTTTGGGATGTTAGTACAATGGCCTTTACTTGTGCTGTTGTAACTGTCAACTTGCGCCTTCTTATGGTTTGCAATTCACTTACGAGGTGGCACCTTCTGAGTGTTTCAGGGAGCATTTTAGCATGGTTTATTTTTATCTTCATATATTCTGGAATAATGACCCCAAATGATAGACAG GAAAATGTATACTTTACCATATACGTGCTTTTGAGCACATTCTATTTCTACCTAACACTGCTTCTCATCCCTGTTGTTGCCCTTCTCAGTGACTTCTTTTACCTTGG GATCCAAAGATGGTTTTTCCCCTACAACTATCAAATTGTTCAAGAGATTCACAGAGGCGAGTATGAAGGTATCGGCAGCAGAGAGTTTCTAGAAATCGGTAATAATCTAACACCAGATGAAGCTAGGAGTTATGCTATATTACAGCTTCCAAGAGAAAAGTCGAGGCACACCGGTTTTGCTTTTGATTCGCCTGGTTATGAATCATTTTTTGCATCACAACAAGGTGTTTTTGCACCAATAATGGCATGGGATGTAGCCCGTCGAGCAAGTGTGAGGTCAAAAAGAACATCTCAAAGATAA